TGGAATACGTTTCTTGACCATACCACACCTCCGCTAATGATAATCCTCTATTGCTACATCTTCTGCATGTCCGCCTAACCACTTAAAACAGATTCGCCATTGATTGTTAATGCGGATACTCCATTGTCCTTTACGATTCCCTTTTAAAACATCCAGCCGATTTGAGGGCGGAAACCGTAAATCCTGAATCTCAATGGCCGCATCAATGGCGTTCAGTTTCATGAA
This genomic stretch from Deltaproteobacteria bacterium harbors:
- a CDS encoding type II toxin-antitoxin system RelE/ParE family toxin is translated as FMKLNAIDAAIEIQDLRFPPSNRLDVLKGNRKGQWSIRINNQWRICFKWLGGHAEDVAIEDYH